One stretch of Fictibacillus sp. b24 DNA includes these proteins:
- a CDS encoding MetQ/NlpA family ABC transporter substrate-binding protein: MKRIIQVLLASLAVFVLTACGSSAANGGEKTEKLVVGASNVPHAEILEEAKPLLKEKGIDLEIVKFQDYILPNKSLYEKEIDANYFQHIPYLTQQVKDNPKYKFENAGAVHLEPMGVYSKRHKSLKDLPNGAKIILSNSVAEHGRILSIFEAEGLIKLKEGKGYEAQLSDIVENPKNLEFVADIDPGLLTKAYEHDEGDAIVINTNFAIDADLNPKKDSIALEGSESPFANIITVREGDKDKKAIKALLEVLHSKEITDFIDKEYKGSVLAVTE, from the coding sequence ATGAAAAGAATCATTCAAGTTTTACTCGCAAGTTTGGCAGTGTTTGTGTTAACAGCTTGTGGATCATCAGCAGCAAATGGCGGGGAGAAAACCGAAAAGCTCGTCGTTGGGGCATCGAACGTACCGCATGCTGAAATCTTAGAAGAAGCAAAACCGCTTTTAAAAGAAAAAGGAATTGACCTAGAAATCGTAAAATTCCAAGATTACATTCTGCCGAACAAATCACTTTATGAAAAAGAAATCGATGCGAACTACTTTCAGCACATTCCATATTTAACACAGCAGGTGAAAGACAATCCAAAGTACAAGTTTGAAAACGCAGGTGCTGTTCACCTCGAGCCGATGGGAGTATATTCGAAAAGACATAAGTCATTGAAGGATCTTCCGAATGGCGCGAAAATTATCTTAAGTAACTCAGTAGCTGAGCACGGTCGAATTCTTTCCATTTTTGAAGCAGAAGGACTAATCAAGCTTAAAGAAGGAAAAGGCTATGAAGCGCAGCTAAGCGATATTGTAGAAAATCCGAAGAACTTAGAATTTGTGGCAGACATTGACCCAGGCCTTTTAACGAAGGCATATGAACACGATGAAGGCGATGCGATTGTGATCAACACAAACTTTGCGATTGATGCTGATCTGAATCCAAAAAAAGATTCTATCGCACTAGAAGGGTCTGAATCACCATTTGCGAACATCATCACGGTTCGTGAAGGAGACAAAGATAAAAAAGCGATCAAAGCTTTGCTTGAAGTGCTTCACTCTAAAGAGATCACAGACTTTATCGACAAAGAGTATAAAGGGTCTGTACTTGCCGTTACAGAATAA
- a CDS encoding spore germination protein, with protein MNFFKKKKKQPEQKQTNNQDSLTFQELMQKLSASADFSTVKQSSASTFYISYYKTLVNPEFVHRDLLPYITDLPLKNLDDVQKHLPLDGIVKTNDVRDIANKVTEGFILLQMNKEDTECLLIPSLSTENRQISIPETEFSVVGPKEAFVESLDTNLNLIRKRLPIPEFIVKEVRVGKLTKTRVAIIYIDGIADRENVNTAIQRVNDIEYDHVVDSSFINQMISDNGNSPFPQLIDTERPDRVASVLAEGKVAIMADGSPHALTGPTTIVEFFSAFEDYFLNWVLASAFRLIRLMAVMFSVLSTPLYVAVLTFHYEMIPENLLATLVASRNDIPFPPILEAMVLELSIELLREAGARLPTKVGQTIGIVGGIVIGTAAVQAGLTSNVLLIIVALAALASFTTPVYQMSNTIRLLRFPFLLFAQFLGVLGVTICFAFILAHLLKLTSLGRPYIAPLYPLRTNDLKDALIRMPFSSQFNRPDSLRPSDKKRMNKKRANEKHDIED; from the coding sequence GTGAACTTTTTTAAGAAAAAGAAAAAACAGCCAGAACAAAAACAGACCAATAATCAAGATTCTTTAACTTTTCAAGAGTTGATGCAAAAATTAAGTGCTTCTGCCGACTTTTCAACCGTTAAACAATCATCTGCGAGCACATTTTATATCTCATATTATAAAACTCTCGTAAACCCAGAATTTGTTCACCGAGATTTATTACCTTATATCACAGATCTTCCCCTTAAAAATCTAGATGATGTACAGAAACACTTGCCTTTAGATGGCATAGTAAAAACGAATGATGTTCGTGATATCGCAAACAAGGTAACAGAAGGCTTTATTCTTTTACAGATGAATAAAGAGGATACAGAGTGTCTGTTGATACCCAGTCTTTCAACAGAAAATAGGCAAATTTCGATTCCAGAAACCGAGTTCAGCGTAGTTGGTCCTAAAGAAGCATTCGTAGAATCACTCGATACGAACTTGAATCTCATACGAAAAAGACTGCCGATTCCAGAGTTTATAGTTAAAGAGGTGCGCGTTGGTAAACTCACGAAAACAAGAGTTGCCATTATCTACATAGATGGAATCGCTGATCGTGAAAATGTAAATACGGCAATCCAACGAGTCAATGATATTGAATATGATCATGTAGTAGACAGCTCTTTTATCAACCAAATGATTTCAGACAATGGAAACTCACCTTTTCCACAGCTGATTGACACAGAACGTCCTGATCGTGTGGCGAGTGTACTGGCGGAAGGAAAAGTCGCAATAATGGCGGACGGTTCACCACATGCACTGACAGGACCAACAACAATCGTTGAGTTTTTCTCAGCCTTTGAAGACTACTTCCTAAACTGGGTATTAGCTTCCGCTTTTCGTTTGATCCGTTTGATGGCAGTCATGTTTTCCGTATTATCCACACCGCTTTATGTCGCGGTTTTAACGTTTCATTATGAGATGATTCCTGAAAATTTGTTGGCGACACTTGTGGCGTCACGAAATGATATACCTTTTCCGCCTATCCTTGAGGCAATGGTATTAGAACTTTCAATCGAACTGCTGCGCGAGGCAGGAGCGAGACTGCCAACTAAAGTCGGTCAGACGATCGGGATCGTAGGCGGTATCGTTATCGGAACTGCTGCTGTTCAAGCTGGACTCACGAGTAATGTTCTCTTGATCATTGTCGCGTTAGCCGCCCTCGCATCTTTTACAACACCTGTTTATCAGATGAGTAACACGATCCGTCTGCTGCGCTTTCCCTTTTTATTGTTTGCTCAATTTTTAGGTGTACTTGGTGTAACAATTTGCTTTGCTTTTATCTTGGCTCATCTGTTGAAATTAACTTCACTTGGCAGGCCTTATATAGCGCCACTTTATCCGCTGCGTACGAACGATTTGAAAGATGCGCTCATTCGTATGCCGTTCAGTTCACAATTCAACCGTCCAGACTCATTAAGACCTAGCGATAAAAAAAGGATGAATAAGAAGCGCGCAAATGAAAAGCATGATATAGAGGACTAA